A portion of the Mytilus galloprovincialis chromosome 12, xbMytGall1.hap1.1, whole genome shotgun sequence genome contains these proteins:
- the LOC143054118 gene encoding cytochrome P450 2B4-like: MIGHILQSVDIFVILTFLITLLVAYILWNNVTRTPINIPGPTPWPIVGNLPTLVASIFQNKSSQNRSERFLELREKYGDLVGLSFGNSTQVLVFGYDKVHKVLVLNADKTKFRPSNSAVAKKLFPKEAGVVLSNGKEWVDLRRFTMVALKDFGVGKKSLEEKIQEEARFLVELFSRQNKKPFDVSKAFSKATSNIISSITFGSRFDFNDPVFNRLLGNIDYLFKNNAAAENMIPLPFYLNPFSKIPTLIKNRKEVQDYIRSRIDDERRSFDPNNVRHFLDLYLQQEGKSNSKISENHLFLTIADLYIAGTDTTSVSLQWTMLYMIKYPDVQKKCRDQILEVVGEDRDPVGKDKDNLPYVMATLQEVQRIATIAPLAVPHLAVEDIEIDGMTIPKNAIIFPSLMSVHHDPSLWEEPDVFRPERFLNYDKFVKKEGFSAFSMGPRICLGQQLAESELFLIFVSILQRFDLSKAEENDELPVDGIMTGITQQPKNFKMCFLPR; encoded by the exons ATGATTGGTCACATTTTACAATCCgttgatatatttgttattttaacatttttgattacACTTCTCGTTGCTTACATTTTGTGGAACAATGTGACCCGCACTCCTATTAATATTCCTGGACCTACTCCGTGGCCAATTGTCGGTAATTTGCCTACATTGGTAGCTTCtatctttcaaaataaaagttcTCAGAACAGAAGTGAACGATTTTTAGAACTCCGGGAGAAATATGGAGATTTAGTGGGTCTCAGTTTTGGAAACTCTACTCAGGTTCTTGTCTTTGGATACGACAAGGTCCATAAAGTGTTGGTCCTGAATGCTGACAAGACAAAATTTCGACCATCAAATTCAGCTGTTGCAAAGAAACTGTTTCCAAAAGAAGCAG GAGTTGTTCTGAGTAATGGAAAGGAGTGGGTGGACCTACGAAGATTTACTATGGTCGCACTCAAAGACTTTGGTGTTGGTAAAAAATCATTAGAAGAGAAAATACAGGAAGAAGCACGATTTCTAGTGGAACTGTTTtcaaggcaaaataaaaagccTTTTGATGTCAGTAAAGCATTTTCAAAGGCAACGTCGAATATAATATCGAGTATAACTTTTGGATCAAG ATTTGATTTTAACGATCCAGTTTTTAACCGTCTACTTGGAAATATAGAttatctatttaaaaataatgcAGCAGCGGAAAATATGATACCTTTACCTTTTTATCTAAATCCATTTAGTAAG ATTCCCACGCTCATAAAGAATCGCAAAGAAGTTCAAGATTATATTCGTTCTAGAATAGACGACGAACGACGATCGTTTGATCCAAACAATGTTCGACACTTTTTGGATCTTTACCTTCAACAGGAAGGAAAGTCTAACAGCAAAATATCAG agaaCCACCTGTTTCTCACTATAGCTGATCTGTATATTGCTGGCACTGATACAACATCTGTGTCATTACAATGGACCATGCTTTATATGATAAAATACCCGGATGTACAGAAAAAATGCAGGGATCAAATTTTGGAG gtaGTTGGTGAAGATAGAGACCCAGTGGGCAAAGACAAAGATAATTTACCTTATGTTATGGCCACCTTACAAGAAGTACAGAGAATAGCAACTATAG CACCTCTAGCCGTACCACATCTTGCAGTTGAAGACATTGAAATAGATGGAATGACAATTCCAAAGAATGCTATAATATTTCCTAGCTTGATGTCAGTACATCATGATCCATCTTTATGGGAGGAGCCGGATGTATTCAGACCAGAACGATTTTTAAATTAtgacaaatttgttaaaaaagaaGGTTTTTCTGCCTTTTCAATGG GTCCTCGAATTTGTTTAGGACAGCAATTAGCTGAATCCGAACTTTTCTTGATATTTGTGTCCATATTACAACGATTTGATCTGTCTAAAGCTGAAGAGAATGATGAGTTACCAGTAGATGGGATCATGACTGGAATAACACAGCAACCAAAGAACTTTAAAATGTGTTTTCTACCAAGATAA